In Dyadobacter subterraneus, a single genomic region encodes these proteins:
- a CDS encoding sigma 54-interacting response regulator, producing MNDKVLIVEDEFIVANDLRVILKQAGYRVSGIAASVEEAEEMLQKNKPDLVLVDIRLDGKQSGIDFAKKLKAENIAFVYISANSSQEILEEAKATDPYGFIVKPFREKDLLVTIDIALYRHKHSLESKFRLEELLQKQLSEITANTLDNQERLLRIARALQVHIPFDLIACSPRPLNVAEFEDKAYLRVGFDEYQFIGKKELMTIANLKETGFSQIIENSGFERETIYFGEILSEKSDIISLQKLLSDSFRLRSLLVFPVEISTGNFVDYFFYSRQQNIYTKSHAELLKRLKTYLGEVSSKKIDENRPATLTIAKPRTENNKLGDAVFVPGFKGIVGSHPLLLSALDQTMQVAPYNTSVLILGESGTGKENVAQSIHALSTRKNGPFVKVNCAAIPALLIESELFGHEKGSFTGATEKRKGKFEQAEGGTIFLDEIGELPLDMQVKLLRVLQEKEIEYVGSSATKKVNVRIIAATNRNLEKEVAHGTFRLDLYYRLNVFPITLPPLRERKSDIEALTLFFADKFCKEFGKIFYGVAESMLEEMQAYDWPGNVRELVNVLEQSVILNDGKSKLQLKRSLRFAEAELSGKTSITTLEDVKHIQRETERDYIISILKKANGVVRGARGAAELLNIKPTTLESKMAKLGIRKDDFINQSANE from the coding sequence ATGAATGATAAAGTACTTATTGTAGAGGATGAATTTATTGTGGCCAACGATCTGCGGGTAATATTAAAACAGGCTGGTTACAGGGTGAGCGGGATTGCCGCCTCGGTCGAAGAGGCTGAGGAGATGCTGCAAAAGAATAAACCGGATCTTGTACTTGTGGATATACGGTTGGATGGTAAACAATCCGGGATTGACTTTGCTAAAAAACTGAAAGCGGAAAATATCGCTTTTGTTTACATATCCGCCAATTCCAGTCAGGAGATTCTTGAAGAGGCAAAAGCTACCGATCCCTACGGATTTATTGTCAAGCCATTCAGAGAAAAAGATCTTTTGGTAACAATTGATATTGCCCTGTACCGTCATAAGCACAGCCTTGAATCAAAGTTTCGTTTGGAGGAACTTTTGCAAAAACAGCTTTCTGAAATAACTGCCAATACTTTAGATAACCAGGAAAGATTATTGAGAATCGCCAGGGCTCTGCAAGTTCATATTCCGTTTGATCTGATAGCCTGCAGCCCCAGGCCGCTAAATGTGGCAGAATTTGAAGATAAAGCATATCTGCGGGTCGGCTTTGATGAATATCAGTTTATTGGAAAAAAGGAACTGATGACAATCGCTAACCTGAAAGAAACTGGTTTTTCTCAAATAATTGAGAACAGTGGTTTTGAAAGGGAGACGATTTATTTTGGTGAAATATTATCCGAAAAGTCTGATATTATATCGTTACAAAAACTACTAAGTGATTCTTTCAGGCTTCGGTCTTTGCTGGTTTTTCCTGTTGAGATAAGCACCGGGAATTTTGTTGATTATTTCTTTTACAGCCGCCAGCAGAATATTTATACTAAAAGTCACGCCGAATTATTGAAGCGTTTGAAGACGTATTTAGGTGAAGTATCTTCAAAAAAAATTGATGAAAATAGGCCGGCAACCTTGACAATTGCCAAACCACGCACTGAAAATAACAAACTGGGTGATGCAGTATTTGTTCCCGGATTCAAAGGTATAGTCGGGAGTCATCCTCTGCTATTATCCGCGTTAGACCAAACCATGCAGGTGGCGCCTTACAACACTTCGGTTTTAATACTGGGTGAAAGTGGAACAGGAAAAGAAAATGTTGCCCAATCCATTCACGCGCTCTCGACAAGAAAAAATGGACCATTTGTAAAAGTAAATTGCGCGGCTATTCCTGCCTTGTTGATTGAATCAGAATTATTCGGTCATGAAAAAGGCTCGTTTACCGGTGCAACTGAAAAAAGAAAAGGGAAATTCGAACAAGCTGAAGGAGGAACTATATTTCTGGATGAGATTGGAGAGCTGCCCCTTGACATGCAGGTTAAACTTTTAAGGGTTTTACAGGAAAAAGAAATTGAGTATGTGGGAAGCAGCGCAACAAAAAAGGTGAATGTCCGAATCATTGCCGCTACAAACCGTAACCTGGAAAAGGAAGTGGCCCATGGGACTTTCAGGCTCGATCTTTATTACCGCCTGAATGTTTTTCCCATAACTTTGCCTCCGTTACGGGAAAGAAAAAGCGACATAGAAGCGTTGACATTATTTTTTGCAGACAAGTTTTGCAAAGAATTCGGGAAAATATTTTACGGTGTTGCAGAATCAATGCTGGAAGAAATGCAAGCCTATGACTGGCCGGGCAATGTTCGGGAACTTGTCAATGTTCTGGAGCAGTCTGTGATTCTCAATGACGGTAAATCAAAATTACAATTAAAGCGGAGCCTGAGATTTGCAGAAGCGGAACTATCAGGTAAGACAAGCATAACAACGCTTGAAGATGTAAAGCATATTCAAAGAGAAACAGAAAGAGATTATATCATCTCCATTCTCAAAAAAGCCAATGGAGTAGTACGCGGAGCACGTGGCGCTGCGGAATTACTAAATATAAAGCCAACGACGCTGGAATCTAAAATGGCAAAATTGGGAATCAGAAAGGATGATTTCATCAACCAGTCAGCAAATGAATAG
- a CDS encoding tetratricopeptide repeat-containing sensor histidine kinase, giving the protein MNFKIFFNNLNRLLPWLVITVLFMSFGLSAAGQSGKSGYNDAARQRLLIRITAQYLHTISQGQIDMDSAIRIPCSVYGLSPLLAYNEGYSDGSLSGGSKLLSLGKVSEAKALLAKLNNSARIRLLIELGSHFVFLPGTKKEDLHQATKYIDEAVKLSKSESVQWKIESLTLRAYLLDQSGFKEESEKQFSEIVRLCEHAGNEPALARALLRAGEILRYGDPGRLPRFEKALSIFQRKHMKEHEIETLSLINIENFVGKRYDQAEKLLIRIISLQSAIHFRQQQYPYDALSWLAYRKGALRNALSYSNKSLASVTSKADSVFISLFYTRRAGVYDRLFKYKEALSWYDKGLENKTPATKLYWYRSVIGKVATLNNISRAKEALELLTEAENQYPPTTYFEQMHFALLLGITYENLKKFDLAEKNYNIFLIMAEKFPVEYVHDEFPAAFFQISSFYRVIGKTGRARELLEQGKDFVSTFDILGKGNYFYNLYKLDSTDGRYLDAIKNLNLSYQFTDSVFSNEQRKSAGELLVKYEAEKKDKDIKLLNSQNQLQRIRTAQADRTKNITLAGLVLLLIIIGLLLNRYSIKQRNNQKLETKQKELEANQKELDQKNFYLQTLNSEQEKLLKEKEWLIREVHHRVKNNLQMVTSLLNSQSAYLEDDSAVVAVKDSLRRMQAMSLIHQKLYLDENTSQIAMPEYIEELVGYLHESFDTDNRITFEQNIEPTYLDVAQAIPLGLIINESIVNAIKYAFLNEQHGRVCVYLHRDEHDFLLLRISDNGIGLPQGLDLLENNSLGLDLMQGLTKQLKGSFKIESNQGVHITVRFPGLRK; this is encoded by the coding sequence ATGAATTTTAAGATCTTCTTTAACAACTTAAACCGGTTGCTGCCGTGGTTGGTGATCACGGTTCTGTTTATGTCATTTGGTTTGAGCGCGGCTGGGCAGTCCGGCAAATCCGGATATAACGACGCAGCCCGGCAGCGGTTATTAATCCGCATCACTGCGCAGTATCTTCATACGATCAGTCAGGGCCAAATCGATATGGATAGTGCCATACGTATTCCGTGCAGCGTGTATGGGTTGAGTCCGCTGCTGGCTTATAATGAGGGATATAGTGACGGAAGCCTATCGGGTGGTTCCAAACTGTTGAGCTTGGGGAAAGTTAGCGAGGCGAAAGCGTTACTGGCTAAATTAAATAATTCAGCCCGGATTAGATTATTGATCGAACTGGGCAGTCACTTTGTCTTTTTACCAGGTACTAAAAAAGAAGATCTTCATCAGGCAACTAAATACATAGACGAAGCAGTAAAATTAAGTAAATCAGAATCTGTCCAGTGGAAAATTGAAAGTTTGACGCTTCGGGCTTATCTGCTTGATCAATCCGGATTTAAAGAAGAAAGTGAAAAACAATTTTCTGAGATTGTAAGGCTATGTGAGCATGCAGGAAACGAACCAGCCTTAGCCCGGGCGTTACTGCGTGCAGGAGAAATACTCCGGTACGGTGATCCCGGCAGGTTACCAAGATTTGAAAAGGCACTTTCAATTTTCCAAAGAAAACATATGAAAGAGCACGAAATTGAAACACTGTCGCTGATCAATATTGAGAATTTTGTTGGCAAGCGTTATGATCAGGCAGAGAAGCTTTTAATCAGGATTATCAGTCTTCAGTCGGCCATACATTTTCGCCAGCAACAATATCCTTATGATGCACTTTCCTGGCTGGCTTACAGGAAAGGGGCTCTTAGGAATGCATTGAGTTACTCAAACAAAAGTCTGGCGAGTGTAACCTCTAAGGCTGATTCTGTATTTATTAGTTTGTTTTATACAAGAAGAGCAGGTGTCTACGACCGTCTTTTTAAATATAAAGAAGCACTGTCATGGTACGATAAAGGGTTGGAAAACAAAACACCAGCTACAAAATTGTACTGGTACAGATCCGTGATAGGCAAGGTTGCAACGCTTAACAATATCAGTAGAGCCAAAGAAGCATTGGAACTGCTTACAGAGGCCGAGAATCAATATCCTCCTACTACTTATTTCGAACAGATGCACTTTGCATTATTACTGGGAATCACCTACGAGAATCTGAAAAAATTCGATCTTGCAGAGAAAAATTACAATATTTTTTTGATCATGGCCGAAAAGTTTCCGGTTGAATATGTTCATGATGAATTTCCAGCCGCATTTTTCCAGATTTCTTCATTTTACCGGGTAATTGGTAAAACAGGCAGGGCCAGAGAACTGCTCGAACAGGGAAAAGATTTTGTCTCCACATTTGACATTCTTGGGAAGGGAAATTATTTCTATAATCTTTATAAGCTTGACTCCACAGACGGCAGGTATCTGGATGCTATCAAAAACCTCAACCTAAGCTACCAGTTTACAGATTCTGTATTTAGTAATGAACAAAGAAAAAGTGCTGGTGAATTACTGGTAAAGTATGAGGCAGAGAAAAAAGATAAGGATATAAAACTGTTAAACAGCCAGAATCAATTGCAGCGTATCCGAACTGCCCAGGCCGACAGAACAAAAAATATAACCCTGGCTGGCCTGGTACTTTTGTTAATCATCATTGGGTTACTGCTCAATCGTTACTCTATAAAACAAAGAAACAATCAGAAACTTGAAACTAAGCAAAAAGAACTAGAGGCAAATCAGAAAGAACTGGATCAGAAAAATTTCTATCTTCAAACACTGAATTCTGAGCAGGAAAAACTGCTTAAAGAAAAAGAGTGGCTTATCAGGGAGGTTCATCACCGGGTGAAAAATAATCTTCAGATGGTAACCAGTTTGCTCAATTCGCAATCTGCATATCTGGAGGATGATTCGGCTGTTGTGGCTGTTAAGGACAGCCTCCGGAGGATGCAGGCTATGTCGCTGATCCATCAGAAGCTTTATCTGGATGAGAATACTTCGCAGATTGCCATGCCGGAATATATTGAGGAGCTGGTGGGTTATCTGCATGAAAGTTTTGACACGGATAACCGTATCACTTTTGAACAAAATATTGAACCGACCTATCTTGATGTAGCGCAGGCTATTCCGCTCGGCCTGATCATCAATGAAAGCATTGTTAACGCCATCAAATATGCATTTCTTAATGAGCAGCATGGACGTGTCTGCGTATATTTGCACCGGGACGAACACGATTTTTTATTACTTAGGATATCGGATAACGGCATTGGTTTACCCCAGGGGCTGGATTTGTTAGAAAATAATTCATTGGGACTTGACTTGATGCAGGGGCTGACCAAACAACTGAAGGGCAGTTTTAAAATAGAAAGCAACCAGGGCGTGCATATTACAGTGAGATTTCCCGGACTAAGGAAATGA
- a CDS encoding tetratricopeptide repeat-containing sensor histidine kinase, translated as MKHYFQKVLWVIYIISISMIVRTHTFSQSHYKYRADSLSQLRSSAIHSFKKGEIQRGKNLFKKLIDNTCGPGNEQSEAALWQELAMLIRSRDTTGITRMYCFEKMVSLYKKAGIEDKEIESLKSIADLNMVHGKLDIAEAQLLNVLHRYKAIGYPKIYYVYDLLAVTNRYKGDFSKGILYGLKAVESMEASRDFSPATTIYSRIANMYRELGQTEKSVAWYWKVFRERKYTETVNQYMFRDAGFLARELIKLKKQKEALLFILDIQAKNKPNGVYAKASLLASLAYCYHALGQNQHAERYYRNLITLDSQLEKNNEVTTDVHYEIGQYFINKRQYGKAVIYLHKALNASEGVNSLSDNKEIYMMLYKSDSAMGNYRSAMQYLMKHKILSDSIFNETKSRQIEELHVRYEMAKRKKDMQLLNNQNQQAHKIKNITLGGAVLLLIVIVLLFNQYMIKQKSNRELETHQKELDQKNIFLEKLNAAQDKLLKEKEWLIGEVHHRVKNNLQMVISLLHSQSTYLKDVAAVAAVKDSLFRMQAMSLIHQKLYEHKNTNTIEMPEYINDLVADLRESADTISQIDFEPTIEPLNLDVSQALPLGLIINESIVNIIKYAFPQPSSGVVQISLLRDGPDHILLKISDNGIGLPPGFDITEHHSLGFNLIRGLAKQLKGSFSIESDQGVHITVRFVDLNK; from the coding sequence ATGAAGCACTATTTCCAAAAAGTCCTTTGGGTGATATACATCATAAGTATTTCGATGATCGTCCGGACACACACTTTCAGCCAAAGTCATTACAAGTACCGGGCAGATTCTTTATCGCAGCTCCGTAGCAGTGCAATTCATAGTTTTAAAAAGGGAGAAATACAGCGAGGCAAAAATTTATTCAAAAAACTGATAGACAATACCTGCGGACCCGGAAATGAACAGTCTGAAGCGGCTTTATGGCAGGAGCTCGCCATGCTGATCCGTTCACGTGACACAACGGGCATAACACGAATGTATTGTTTTGAAAAAATGGTGTCCCTTTATAAAAAAGCGGGCATAGAAGATAAAGAAATAGAGTCATTGAAAAGTATTGCGGATCTGAATATGGTGCACGGTAAATTAGATATTGCTGAGGCCCAGTTATTAAATGTACTTCACCGTTACAAAGCGATTGGTTATCCCAAAATTTATTATGTATATGACCTTCTGGCCGTTACCAACCGCTATAAGGGCGATTTTAGTAAAGGTATTTTATATGGCTTGAAAGCCGTGGAAAGTATGGAAGCCAGCCGGGATTTTTCCCCGGCTACTACTATTTACAGCCGTATCGCCAATATGTACAGAGAGCTGGGACAAACTGAAAAAAGCGTCGCATGGTATTGGAAAGTGTTCAGAGAAAGAAAATATACTGAAACAGTTAATCAGTATATGTTCAGGGATGCAGGTTTTTTGGCAAGGGAGCTTATCAAACTCAAAAAACAAAAGGAAGCACTTTTATTTATTCTTGATATTCAAGCGAAAAACAAACCCAATGGCGTTTATGCCAAAGCAAGTTTATTGGCATCGCTGGCCTACTGCTATCATGCTTTAGGTCAGAATCAACATGCCGAACGCTATTACCGGAATTTGATCACCCTTGACAGCCAGCTAGAAAAAAACAATGAGGTGACCACCGATGTACATTATGAAATCGGGCAGTATTTTATCAATAAACGGCAATATGGGAAGGCAGTAATTTATTTACACAAAGCATTAAATGCTTCCGAAGGCGTCAATTCACTTTCTGATAATAAGGAAATATATATGATGCTTTATAAATCCGATTCGGCGATGGGAAATTACCGCTCGGCGATGCAGTACTTAATGAAGCATAAAATATTAAGCGATTCGATTTTTAATGAAACCAAAAGCCGGCAGATTGAAGAACTGCATGTCCGTTATGAAATGGCAAAAAGAAAAAAGGATATGCAATTGCTCAACAACCAAAACCAGCAGGCGCATAAGATAAAAAATATAACCCTTGGCGGCGCAGTATTGCTGCTGATCGTAATCGTGCTGTTATTCAACCAGTACATGATAAAACAAAAAAGCAACCGCGAGCTTGAAACACATCAGAAAGAACTGGACCAGAAAAATATTTTTTTGGAAAAACTCAATGCAGCACAAGATAAACTTCTTAAAGAAAAAGAGTGGTTGATCGGCGAAGTGCACCACCGGGTCAAGAACAACCTTCAAATGGTGATTAGCTTACTGCATTCCCAATCTACTTACCTTAAAGATGTTGCTGCTGTTGCCGCTGTGAAAGATAGTCTTTTCCGAATGCAGGCAATGTCGCTGATTCATCAAAAGCTTTACGAGCATAAAAATACGAATACAATTGAAATGCCTGAGTACATCAATGACCTGGTGGCTGATCTTCGTGAGAGTGCTGATACTATCAGCCAGATCGATTTTGAACCTACGATAGAGCCGTTAAATCTTGATGTCTCCCAGGCACTTCCCCTGGGATTAATCATTAATGAAAGTATTGTTAATATTATAAAATATGCATTTCCACAACCGTCATCCGGGGTTGTTCAGATAAGTTTGCTGCGGGATGGGCCGGACCACATTCTGCTCAAAATATCAGATAATGGCATAGGTCTGCCGCCGGGTTTTGACATTACAGAGCATCATTCGCTTGGGTTTAATCTGATTCGGGGACTGGCAAAACAGCTAAAGGGCAGCTTTTCTATTGAAAGCGATCAGGGGGTGCATATAACAGTAAGATTTGTTGATTTAAATAAATAA
- a CDS encoding alpha/beta fold hydrolase, which produces MKTKHQFIKINGVDIFYREAGPADAPVLVLLHGYPSSSHMFRNLISNLSDKFRLIAPDYPGYGRSEQPKISDFEYTFANYAVIVEKLLETLGINKFSLYLMDYGAPVGWRIASANPEKIDTLIIQNGCAYEEGLETFWDPFKLYWADRNDKVSEDTLKTFHAPDGLKWQYTHGVPDTSVVSPDNWEIDLRHLEREENGQIQLDLFYDYRTNVVLYPKWQQYLRDSNPEMLIVYGKNDYIFPVSGAEAYKKDVKNLEFNLFDAGHFALESAGEEIADKIRDFLTRKVL; this is translated from the coding sequence ATGAAAACCAAACATCAATTTATCAAGATCAACGGGGTAGATATTTTTTATCGTGAAGCCGGTCCGGCCGATGCCCCTGTGCTGGTACTGCTTCATGGATACCCCTCATCCTCACACATGTTTCGCAATCTAATCAGCAATCTTTCAGATAAATTCCGCCTGATCGCCCCTGATTATCCAGGATATGGAAGAAGTGAGCAGCCGAAAATATCCGACTTCGAATATACATTTGCCAACTATGCCGTTATCGTCGAGAAGCTTCTGGAAACGCTCGGAATTAATAAATTCAGCCTCTACCTGATGGATTATGGCGCTCCGGTAGGATGGAGGATTGCTTCTGCGAATCCTGAAAAAATTGATACCTTAATCATTCAGAATGGTTGTGCCTATGAAGAAGGTCTGGAAACATTCTGGGATCCCTTCAAGCTTTACTGGGCAGACAGGAACGATAAAGTCTCAGAGGATACGCTTAAAACCTTTCATGCACCAGATGGACTGAAATGGCAATATACGCACGGAGTTCCCGATACTAGCGTGGTTAGCCCGGATAACTGGGAAATTGATCTGCGTCACCTGGAACGTGAGGAGAACGGGCAAATTCAGCTGGATTTGTTTTATGATTACCGTACTAATGTTGTACTCTATCCGAAGTGGCAACAATATCTTCGGGATTCTAATCCTGAGATGCTGATCGTTTATGGAAAGAATGACTATATTTTCCCGGTTTCAGGGGCTGAGGCTTACAAGAAAGATGTCAAAAACCTTGAATTCAATCTGTTCGATGCAGGGCATTTTGCGCTAGAAAGTGCAGGGGAGGAAATTGCGGACAAAATCAGGGATTTCCTAACCCGAAAAGTTCTTTGA
- a CDS encoding nuclear transport factor 2 family protein has translation MIPFDQFNDAQFSSDECGDTMWNEANLNPESDQNSQRLPLPPFTYETALLKVQLAEDLWNSKNPELVSLAYSQDTKWRNRSEFISGREKVKQFLTQKWKKELGYRLKKELWNFSENRIAVRFEYESHNEKGQWFRSYGIELWEFNENGLMVNRIASINDAPIDENERRIF, from the coding sequence ATGATTCCATTTGATCAATTTAATGATGCGCAATTTTCCAGTGACGAGTGCGGCGATACGATGTGGAATGAAGCGAATCTGAATCCTGAGTCCGATCAAAACAGTCAGCGCTTACCGTTACCTCCCTTTACATACGAGACAGCACTGCTAAAAGTGCAGCTGGCCGAAGATCTATGGAATAGCAAAAATCCAGAACTTGTTAGTCTCGCCTATTCACAGGACACAAAATGGCGAAACAGATCTGAATTTATTTCCGGGCGGGAAAAAGTAAAGCAGTTTTTGACACAGAAATGGAAAAAGGAACTGGGTTACCGCCTGAAAAAGGAGCTTTGGAATTTTTCGGAAAACAGGATTGCTGTACGCTTTGAATATGAATCACATAACGAAAAGGGACAATGGTTCAGAAGCTATGGGATTGAATTATGGGAGTTCAATGAAAACGGGTTAATGGTGAATAGAATTGCCAGTATCAATGACGCTCCGATTGATGAAAATGAGCGAAGAATTTTCTGA
- a CDS encoding type I glyceraldehyde-3-phosphate dehydrogenase, whose translation MKRIVINGFGRIGRSALKVIFETNDLELVGINDLMSIENAAYLLKYDSNYGIYEKEVKIEGDNILIDGKSVKYTSLKEIENLPWKSLGADVVIESTGIFTSQAAAEKHLAAGVKFVVISGPTKDTPTVVHGVNTQDGKVAVFSCASCTTNNISPIIEILGRRIGIKKAILNTTHAYTASQTLIDAPSKREPRMGRAAANNLAPAATGAAVATTKALPQYAGKFDGIAVRVPVPVGSISDITFIAERPTTIEEINRILTEESATPRYEKVVDVTDQPLVSSDIVKSPYAATVDLEMTLVVDGDLVKVMAWYDNEWGFTNQMIRQIQSI comes from the coding sequence ATGAAAAGGATAGTTATCAATGGTTTTGGACGCATCGGGCGATCTGCCCTCAAAGTTATTTTTGAAACCAATGATCTGGAACTGGTAGGTATTAACGACCTGATGAGCATCGAAAACGCTGCATACCTGCTGAAATATGACAGCAATTATGGCATATACGAAAAGGAAGTTAAAATTGAAGGTGACAACATATTGATTGATGGCAAATCTGTAAAATATACCAGTTTAAAGGAAATTGAAAACCTGCCATGGAAATCGCTTGGTGCAGATGTGGTTATCGAAAGTACCGGTATTTTCACCAGCCAGGCCGCTGCCGAAAAACATCTGGCTGCCGGAGTTAAATTTGTTGTAATCTCGGGACCCACAAAAGATACGCCAACCGTTGTTCATGGCGTAAATACACAGGATGGGAAAGTAGCCGTATTTTCGTGCGCAAGTTGTACTACCAATAACATCAGTCCGATTATTGAAATTTTGGGCCGAAGAATCGGGATCAAAAAAGCCATCCTAAATACGACTCATGCCTACACTGCCTCTCAAACACTGATCGATGCACCCTCCAAGCGTGAGCCGCGCATGGGCAGGGCAGCTGCGAACAATCTGGCTCCCGCAGCTACCGGTGCAGCAGTTGCAACCACTAAGGCACTACCCCAGTATGCAGGAAAGTTTGACGGCATCGCAGTACGTGTTCCGGTTCCGGTAGGATCGATATCAGACATTACCTTCATCGCTGAGCGGCCAACCACCATTGAAGAAATCAACAGGATATTAACAGAAGAATCAGCTACGCCAAGGTATGAGAAAGTAGTTGACGTTACTGACCAGCCGCTGGTTTCGAGCGACATTGTTAAAAGTCCATATGCCGCAACGGTAGATCTTGAAATGACCCTTGTGGTAGATGGCGATCTGGTTAAAGTCATGGCATGGTACGACAACGAATGGGGCTTTACAAATCAGATGATAAGACAAATCCAGTCGATCTGA
- a CDS encoding pyridoxamine 5'-phosphate oxidase family protein codes for MNYSALAFTDDIKAIQERMGSRGAYERVEKNSDVEGLTAVENRFIAEMDSFYMASFGNNGFPYVQHRGGPKGFIKVIDKQTIGIVDFSGNRQYISIGNIVKNPNVSLILLSYPLRARLKLYAQAEVVEISENPFLFDLLKPQDYKFKPERLILFHIKAYDWNCPQHITPKYSLAEIKEMIEAKDQYILKLEQEVAVLQARLNTL; via the coding sequence ATGAACTATTCAGCATTAGCATTTACCGACGACATCAAAGCAATCCAGGAAAGAATGGGAAGCCGCGGAGCCTATGAACGGGTGGAAAAAAACAGTGATGTTGAAGGCCTGACTGCTGTTGAAAACAGATTCATAGCCGAGATGGACAGCTTTTATATGGCTTCATTTGGCAATAACGGGTTTCCGTATGTTCAGCACCGTGGCGGGCCGAAGGGTTTTATTAAGGTCATTGATAAGCAAACCATAGGAATAGTTGATTTCAGCGGAAACCGCCAGTACATTTCGATTGGTAACATAGTAAAAAATCCAAATGTGTCGCTGATTCTTCTTTCCTACCCGCTGCGGGCGAGGTTAAAGCTTTATGCCCAGGCAGAAGTGGTCGAGATCAGCGAAAATCCATTTCTATTTGATCTTCTTAAACCCCAGGATTATAAGTTCAAGCCTGAGCGTTTAATACTTTTTCACATAAAAGCCTACGACTGGAATTGCCCGCAGCACATCACACCTAAATACAGCCTGGCCGAAATCAAAGAGATGATTGAAGCCAAAGATCAGTATATTCTAAAGCTTGAACAGGAAGTTGCGGTGCTGCAGGCCCGTCTCAATACATTATAA